A DNA window from Ipomoea triloba cultivar NCNSP0323 chromosome 10, ASM357664v1 contains the following coding sequences:
- the LOC116033149 gene encoding protein RKD1-like codes for MANHVSSSSAFTNQLVYPSSDASEYPFWDAQCEQFPLTYFSAKNNDEPLLNMDFDPFWNFEHNLERLIEATALNPLGMDEVLLPSASVIPIEWDITPTSNAVAVNQDTSTGTKESMIEKIVRRQSKRMKKTFRDPSTISKAMLSTYFHMPIYKAAKELRVEYRILKRRCEELGIFRWPHRQLVSLQKLSENVKELGSIEDDPELREVLKEIKDRREMMLTNPHLKLHPAEIT; via the exons ATGGCAAATCATGTTTCCTCCTCCTCTGCATTCACTAATCAACTTGTCTACCCTTCCTCAGATGCTTCAGAATATCCGTTTTGGGATGCACAATGTGAACAATTCCCATTGACTTATTTCAGTgcaaaaaataatgatgaaccCTTGCTAAACATGGACTTTGATCCATTTTGGAACTTTGAACATAATCTAGAACGTCTAATCGAGGCCACCG CCTTGAATCCACTAGGTATGGATGAGGTTCTTCTTCCCTCTGCAAGTGTTATACCTATAGAATGGGATATCACCCCGACTTCGAACGCCGTAGCTGTTAACCAGGACACAAGTACTGGTACAAAGGAGAGCATGATAGAGAAAATAGTGCGTAGACAGTCCAAGAGGATGAAAAAAACTTTTCGTGATCCTTCAACAATAAGCAAGGCAATGCTTTCTACTTATTTCCATATGCCCATTTATAAAGCCGCTAAGGAACTAAGAGTTGAGTACAGAATCTTGAAAAGAAGGTGTGAGGAATTAGGAATCTTCAGATGGCCTCATCGACAATTAGTCAGCTTACAGAAATTATCCGAAAATGTTAAG GAATTGGGTAGCATTGAAGATGACCCTGAACTGAGAGAAGTactcaaagaaataaaagataGAAGAGAAATGATGCTAACAAATCCACATTTGAAATTGCATCCAGCCGAAATAACTTAG